The genomic stretch GAAGGGGGGAGGGGCCTTTCCGCCCTGACGATATCCCTGCGACTTTCCCACCTGACGAGATGAAGTCCGGCAGAGGCAGTTCACGCTCAGGGACTCTCGGGTCCCTGCGCGGGGGTCGGGGCGTCAGGTCAGTCCTAGCCCCGCCCACGCCCCCTGCATCTGTCTCCTGAGCTAGGCGCCCTGGCCGGCGGTCTGGCTCGCTCTCTTGGCGATCACGTCTTGGAGGAAGCCCACGCCCTAGGCAGCCCCTCCTAAGGCCCACCTGGTGGTGGGCAGCCCCTCCCGCAGCCCGTTGTGTCCCGGGCGCTAAGTCCCCCACCCCTCATCCAAGGCCTCCTAGACCCATCTCCTCGTCCCAGAGTTCCGCAATCCAGGCTCGCCTTGAAATAGGTGGTGACAACACtgatggagggaaagaaagaggaccGAGAGGTTCAGGGGGGCTGCGCTCGCCGGGTCCcagcggcggggcggggcgggccctgTCGCCGCGCCGCCGACGGAGGTGCGGCCGTCCTGGGCGCCTGCGCTTGCCGGCCCCGCCCGAGGACCTCCCAGTCCGGGCGCGTTTACTCATCCCCGCGAGGTGATCCCTGGCGCGAGGGCGGGCGCAGGGCGCCCAGAGAACCCAGTAATCCGAGAATGCAGCATCAGCCCTTCCCACCaggcccttccttccttttcccgaACGTCCAGGGAGGGAGGGCCGCGCACTTATAAACTCGAGCCCGGGCCCTCCGgcctgtcagaggctgcctcgccgGGGCTGCGCGCCGCAGCCGGACGCGTCTGGTCTGGGACGGACGCCAGCGGCTCCCCGCCCCTCTAGGCCCCGGCCGGGCTCCTGCGCGCAGACACCATGCTCCGCGTCCTGTTCCTCGGCGTGCTGGCCCCCGCCGGCCTGGGGCTCCCGGCACCCCTCCAGCCGCGGCCCCTCGGCAGCCAGTGCATCGAGCGCGACTGCTTCGCGCTCTTCCAGGGCCCCGCGACCTTCCTCGCCGCCAGCCAGGCCTGCGAGCGCCTGCAGGGCCACCTGATGACCGTGCGCTCCTCAGTGGCGGCGGAGGTTATCTCCCTGCTGCTGAGTGGCGGCGGCCTGCGCCTCTGGATCGGACTGCAGCTCCCGCCCGACTGCGGGGACCCGGGGCACCGCGGGCCCCTGCGCGGCTTCCAGTGGGTTACCGGCGACAACAGGACCAGCTACAGCAAGTGGGCGCGGCCGCAGAGCGACGGGGCTCCCCTCTGCGGTCCGCTGTGCGTCGCCATCTCTGCGGCGGGGGACCCCGCGCCCATGGAGCCGGCCTGGGAGGAGCAGCAGTGCGGCGCGGAGGCCGACGGCTTCCTCTGCGAGCTCCACTACGCCGCCTCCTGCCGGCCGCTGGCTGTGGAGCCGGGCGCCGCGGCCGCTGGCGTCGCCGTCACCTACAGCACCCCGTTCGGGGACCGCGGCGCCGACTTCCAGGCGCTGCCGGTGGGCAGCTCGGCTGCCGTGGCgcccctggggctggagctggagtgCGCGGCGCCGCCCGGGGAGGCTGAGGGGCGCTGGGTCCGGGAGACGCCGGGCGCCTGGGCCTGCAGCGTGGAGAGCGGCGGCTGCCAGCACGGGTGCAACGAGAGCGCCGGGGAGTCGCGCTGCCTCTGCCCGGCAGACGCCCCCCTGCAGGCGGACGGGCGCTCCTGCGCGGAGCCAGCGCAGCACCGGTGCCACCAACTCTGCCAGCATTTCTGCGTCCCCGGCCCCCCGGACGCGCCCACCAACTACACGTGCATGTGCGCCACCGGCTACCGGCTGGCTGCCGACCAGCACCAGTGCGAGGACGTGGACGACTGCATGCAGGTGCCCAGTCCCTGCCCGCAGAACTGTGTCAACGAGCAGGGCAGCTTCCGTTGCAACTGCTACCCTGGTTACGAGCAGCAGGACGGCGAGTGCGTGGAGCTCCAGGACCCGTGCTTTGGGAACAAGTGTGAATACGAGTGCCAGCCCGTGGGCCGGTCCGAGCACCGCTGCATCTGCGCCGAGGGCTTCGTGCCTGTGCCCCACGACCCCAACAGGTGCCAGATGTTCTGCAACCGCACGTCGTGCCCGGCGGACTGCGACCCCAACAGCCCGGAGTCCTGCCGGTGCCCGGACGGCTACATCCTGGACGAGAAGACCACGTGCACGGACATCGACGAGTGCAGCAGTGACCTCTGCTCCGGCGAGTGCCGCAACCTCCCCGGCTCCTACGAGTGCGTCTGCGGGCCCGACTCCGCGCTCGCCGGCCAGATCGCCACTGACTGCGACCCCGTCAAGGTGGGCGGCGACCACGCCGTGGAGCGCACCGAGGACGGCGGCTCCGGGGAGCCCCCGGGCAGCCCGCCCCCCGGCGgcgccaccccccgccccccgcccgcggAGCCCCTGCACTCCGGCGTGCTGGTGGGCATCTCCATCGCCAGCCTGTCTCTGGTCGTGGCGCTTCTGGCGCTCCTCTGCCACCTGCGCAAGAAGCAAGGCGTCTCGCTGGCCGAGCCGGAGTACAAGTGCGGGGCGCCGGGCAAGGAGGCGGTGCTGCGGCGCGAGGGAGCCGAGCGGACGCCTCAGAGACTCTGAGGGGCCTGCTTCCCTCCCCGGGTGTCCGCCTCTCCGCCCTCTGGTggtgcccccccccgccccgccttccTACTCAAAGCACCTTAGCTGGCATTGGAACTGGAAAAGACCCTCACCCCTCTTCTTCCGCGGCTTCtgcacagggctggggagggggactgGCCGGCTCAGGGCCCAGCCCGTCCCTGACGTCGCCGCACAAGTGGGCGGAGATGGTCGTTTTAGAGAGACAGCCCGCAGAGCGCCCATGGCCTCACCAGGGGCACAGGAGGCCTGAGCGCTGTCGGTTCGGGCGGCCCCAGTGGACTAGCGAGCGTTCCCAGTCACGGACAGTGGCCAcggtatttattattatttttttaactatgtaGGGTTTCCGTCTCTGCTTTTTCCCTACCTGAGTGTCTCCAGTACCCACTGCATCCCTCCGCCCTTCCTCCCggctctccccttcctcttcgCTGCATTTATGCGCTCCCACTGTCGCGGGGCCCTTAAACTCAGTGAAATTTCTCCCAGCTCTCTGGCATTTATGAAGCCGCGCCCCATTTCATCTGGCTCGGTTCTCCCAATCTTCCCTCCCAGGAAATCAGCACTCACCTGAGTCAGCGGCCGGTGTCGGCCCTGCCTTCTACTCTTGGCTGTCTGCCCAGGCAGAACTCCGACGTGAGGCagacacaagaaactgacaccgCGGACGGTCGGGAACTCGCTCTCCCACCAGCTTTGCTCAGTTACCCTGGAGCGTCAGGCTTCCGAGCAGCGTCATGCTAACCACGATGAAGACCCGAGAGGCGTTTGCTGAGCTAGTGTTGGTGGGCTGTCATAGAAACTCACCCAAGGAGATTTTTATTTTCGCTTTTTACACAACGAATCTGGGTTTTCTTGTTGCTTTGGTTTGGACTGAAAAGCAGTCGTTGTTAAGTCTCTTATGCTGTGTCTTTTCTGACGGTTATTCC from Vicugna pacos chromosome 19, VicPac4, whole genome shotgun sequence encodes the following:
- the THBD gene encoding thrombomodulin: MLRVLFLGVLAPAGLGLPAPLQPRPLGSQCIERDCFALFQGPATFLAASQACERLQGHLMTVRSSVAAEVISLLLSGGGLRLWIGLQLPPDCGDPGHRGPLRGFQWVTGDNRTSYSKWARPQSDGAPLCGPLCVAISAAGDPAPMEPAWEEQQCGAEADGFLCELHYAASCRPLAVEPGAAAAGVAVTYSTPFGDRGADFQALPVGSSAAVAPLGLELECAAPPGEAEGRWVRETPGAWACSVESGGCQHGCNESAGESRCLCPADAPLQADGRSCAEPAQHRCHQLCQHFCVPGPPDAPTNYTCMCATGYRLAADQHQCEDVDDCMQVPSPCPQNCVNEQGSFRCNCYPGYEQQDGECVELQDPCFGNKCEYECQPVGRSEHRCICAEGFVPVPHDPNRCQMFCNRTSCPADCDPNSPESCRCPDGYILDEKTTCTDIDECSSDLCSGECRNLPGSYECVCGPDSALAGQIATDCDPVKVGGDHAVERTEDGGSGEPPGSPPPGGATPRPPPAEPLHSGVLVGISIASLSLVVALLALLCHLRKKQGVSLAEPEYKCGAPGKEAVLRREGAERTPQRL